A single genomic interval of Xylocopa sonorina isolate GNS202 unplaced genomic scaffold, iyXylSono1_principal scaffold0288, whole genome shotgun sequence harbors:
- the LOC143432458 gene encoding uncharacterized protein LOC143432458 — translation MAMYVLHVLNHSRYVHIILTTCFPANPKDLWEKYKNYMSEDILHRMRRLNANPNIQCTSNIYNEVLILIEDVCLTIANKSLTELGMITLNRSEQRTAYDTIINAISNKSCGLYFLDAPDGTATLLDGDRTAHSALKMPLNMQVTETPTCNISKYSGMGKVLRSLPADELNACLKSSVLWRYVEKISLKANIRVQLQQDESSEPFAKQLLDIGNGKMEMDQSTHCITLPENFCHIVKSTDELIAKAFSNLSQNYKNNQRVSERAILAAKNIDVNLINCTIQIDIPDEETTYKSIDTVVNHDESVNYPTEFFNLLDLQGMPPHILSLKIGSPIILLRNINPSQLCNGTRLSVKKLINNIIEATILKGKHQGEHVLLPRNPIIPTNTPFEFKRLQFPVRLAFAMIINKAQGQSLQVCGLNLIGKQIMLYIYKHY, via the exons ATGGCCATGTATGTGCTACATGTC CTCAACCACAgcagatacgtacacatcatacTAACTACATGTTTTCCTGCTAATCCAAAGGATCTTTgggaaaaatataaaaactatATGAGTGAAGACATTTTACATCGCATGCGTAGATTAAATGCTAATCCCAACATTCAATGTACATCAAATATATACAATGAGGTATTGATTTTAATTGAGGATGTATGTTTGACAATAGCCAACAAGTCACTGACAGAATTGGGAATGATTACTCTAAATAGATCTG AACAACGAACAGCATATGACACAATTATAAATGCAATATCTAACAAAAGTTGTGGTTTATATTTCTTAGATGCACCTGATGGCACTG CAACTCTTTTGGACGGTGATCGAACAGCACATTCAGCATTGAAAATGCCATTAAATATGCAGGTAACTGAAACTCCAACATGTAATATTAGCAAATATTCTGGGATGGGAAAAGTACTAAGATCAC TACCTGCAGATGAATTGAATGCATGTCTCAAATCATCAGTGTTATGGCGGTATGTGGAGAAAATATCTTTAAAGGCCAATATACGTGTTCAATTACAACAAGATGAATCTTCTGAACCATTTGCGAAACAATTATTAGATATTGGTAATGGTAAAATGGAAATGGATCAATCCACACACTGTATTACATTACCAGAAAACTTTTGTCACATTGTAAAATCCACTGATGAATTGATTGCCAAAGCTTTTTCAAATTTATCGcagaattataaaaataatcaaCGGGTTAGTGAGCGTGCTATATTGGCAGCCAAAAACATTGATGTGAATTTAATAAACTGCACAATTCAAATTGATATACCTGATGAAGAAACAACATATAAATCCATAGATACTGTTGTCAATCACGATGAATCAGTTAATTATCCAacagaattttttaatttattggaTCTACAAGGAATGCCACCACATATTTTATCTTTGAAAATTGGTTCCCCAATCATCCTTCTACGAAATATAAATCCATCGCAACTATGCAATGGGACTAGGCTATcagtaaaaaaattaataaataacataattgaGGCAACCATTTTAAAGGGAAAACATCAAGGGGAACATGTGCTGCTACCACGCAATCCCATAATACCAACGAATACTCCATTTGAATTCAAACGTCTACAGTTTCCGGTACGACTAGCCTTTGCAATGATCATTAACAAAGCACAGGGACAATCATTGCAAGTATGTGGATTAAATTTG ataggaaaacaaataatgttGTATATTTACAAACACTACTAA